Below is a genomic region from Prolixibacteraceae bacterium.
ATCCCGATCCTTATCAAGCGGAGCTAAAGAGTCATATTGGTCGAATAAAGGGGGTGGATAGCCACCAGATATTCCTTGGTAATGGTAGTGACGAGGCTATTGATCTATTATATCGTATTTTCTGTAGACCAGGGAGAGACAACTATATCTCGATCTCTCCTAGCTATGGTATGTATGATGTTTGTGGAAAGGTCAATGATATCGAAAGAAGAGAGGCGGTACTTACTGCTGATTTTCAAATTGATGTACCTCAGATTCAGAACTTATGGGATGAGAATACAAAACTGATATTTCTTTGTTCTCCTAACAACCCGACAGGGAACACCTTGAATAGAGAGGACATCATTACTTTGTGTCGCTCCTTTAATGGGATCGTGGTAGTGGATGAAGCATATATTGATTTTGCCACGACCCCATCATTTACCAATGAAATTAACCACTACCCAAACCTAGTGGTTTTGCAAACCTTTAGTAAAGCATGGGGACTTGCAGGGATTAGATTGGGAATGGCTATGGCTGCTGAGAATATCATTGCACTCTTTAATAAGGTCAAGTACCCCTATAATGTCAATGTATTGACCCAACAGAAAGCACTCGATACTTTGATTCATCAGGCAGACACTGTGAATCTACAGATAGCTGAGATTGTAAAGGAGAGAGACAAGATGAGTGAACGACTTCGCTCTATTCCCCATGTGGAGAGAGTCTATCCTACAGAAGCGAACTTTATCTTAGTGAAGATCAAAGAAGCAAGTCGTTGTTATCTTCAGTTGTTAGATGAAGGCACTGTAGTTCGTAATCGATCGAAAGTAATACTGTGTGATGACTGCTTAAGGGTGACGATAGGAACGCCTGAAGAGAACAAGAAATTCATAGAACAATTATTAGCCATACTAGACTAACACCATTACTATTTTGAAACAACAGAAACCTAAATTACTCATTATTGACCGCGATGGGACGATGATTGATGAACCTATCGAAGATCAACAAATTGACTCATTTGAGAAACTTCAGTTTGAGGCCCATGTATTTGGTGCACTGAAACGTATTGTAGATTCGAAAGAGTACCTCTTGGTTATGGTCACCAACCAGGATGGTCTTGGAACAGATTCATTTCCAGAGGAGACCTTTT
It encodes:
- the hisC gene encoding histidinol-phosphate transaminase, with product MKFNLNDIIRPNILSLAPYQCARDEFEGVASIYLDANENPYDNGLNRYPDPYQAELKSHIGRIKGVDSHQIFLGNGSDEAIDLLYRIFCRPGRDNYISISPSYGMYDVCGKVNDIERREAVLTADFQIDVPQIQNLWDENTKLIFLCSPNNPTGNTLNREDIITLCRSFNGIVVVDEAYIDFATTPSFTNEINHYPNLVVLQTFSKAWGLAGIRLGMAMAAENIIALFNKVKYPYNVNVLTQQKALDTLIHQADTVNLQIAEIVKERDKMSERLRSIPHVERVYPTEANFILVKIKEASRCYLQLLDEGTVVRNRSKVILCDDCLRVTIGTPEENKKFIEQLLAILD